A genome region from Arachis duranensis cultivar V14167 chromosome 8, aradu.V14167.gnm2.J7QH, whole genome shotgun sequence includes the following:
- the LOC107461373 gene encoding extensin-2-like isoform X24, which produces MGTFSGSRQWPRLIYLVAFCLLAISVIAKPDDEDHDRKPFPHEKHKKEHELPPKHEEHPHHHHHKRHPHEHKSPPPPPYGYKSPTPPIYSPPPPYVYKSPPPPVHSPPPPVHSPPPPYIYKSPPPSNHSPPPPYVYKSPPPPVHSPPPPYVYKSPPPPVHSPPPPYVYKSPPPPVHSPPPPVNSPPPPYVYKSPPPPVHSPPPPVHSPPPPYVYKSPPPPVHSPPPPYVYKSPPPPVHSPPPPIHSPPPPYVYKSPPPPVHSPPPPVHSPPPPYVYKSPPPPVHSPPPPIHSPPPPYVYKSPPLPVHSPPPPYVYKSPPPPVHSPPPPYVYKSPPPPPYIYKSPPPPVHSPPPPYAYKSPHSPIHSPPPPYVYKSPPSPVHSPPPPIHSPPPPYIYKSPPPPIHSPPPPYVYKSPPPPVHSPRPPVHSPPPPYVYKSPPPPIHSPPPPYIYKSPPPPVHSPPPPYVYKSPPPPIHSPPPPYVYKSPPPPVHSPPPPVHSPPPPYIYKSPPPPIHSPPPPYVYKSPPPPVHSPPPPYTYKSPPPIVHSPPPPVHSPPPPYVYKSPPPPVHSPPPPVHSLPPPYVYKSPPPPIHSPPPPYVYKSPPPPVHSPPPSPSVHSPPPPYAYKSPPPPVHSPPPPVHSPPPPYIYKSPPPSVHSPPPPYVYKSPPPPYHTPSPLIHSPPPPYIYKSPPPPVHSPPPPYIYKSPPPLAHSPPPPHVYVYPLQSPPPPHVPNHPPYLYNSPPPPPKGY; this is translated from the exons ATGGGAACTTTCTCAGGGTCGAGGCAATGGCCTCGACTCATCTACTTAGTGGCATTTTGCCTACTTGCAATTAGTGTCATTGCTAAGCCTGATGATGAAGATCATGATAGGAAACCTTTCCCTcatgaaaaacataaaaaagagCACGAATTACCTCCAAAGCATGAAGAACATCcacaccatcatcatcataaacGACATCCACATGAACATAAATCTCCACCACCTCCACCTTATGGTTACAAATCACCGACTCCACCAATCTATtctccaccacctccatatgtTTATAAATCTCCTCCTCCACCAGTTCATTCTCCGCCTCCTCCAGTGCATTCACCTCCACCACCATATATCTACAAGTCTCCTCCACCATCAAATCACTCACCGCCTCCACCGTATGTATATAAATCACCTCCTCCACCAGTTCACTCACCGCCTCCACCGTATGTTTATAAATCTCCACCTCCTCCAGTTCACTCACCGCCTCCACCGTATGTTTACAAATCACCTCCTCCTCCTGTTCACTCACCTCCTCCACCAGTCAACTCTCCGCCCCCACCATATGTTTATAAATCTCCAC CTCCTCCAGTTCACTCTCCGCCTCCACCAGTTCATTCAC CGCCTCCACCGTACGTTTACAAATCACCTCCTCCTC CAGTCCACTCTCCACCCCCACCATATGTTTATAAATCTCCACCTCCTCCAGTTCACTCACCGCCTCCACCAATTCACTCACCGCCTCCCCCATATGTTTACAAATCACCTCCTCCTCCTGTTCACTCAC CTCCTCCACCAGTCCACTCTCCACCCCCACCATATGTTTATAAATCTCCACCTCCTCCAGTTCACTCTCCGCCTCCACCAATTCACTCACCGCCTCCACCATATGTTTACAAATCACCTCCTCTACCAGTCCACTCTCCGCCCCCACCATATGTTTATAAATCTCCACCTCCTCCAGTTCACTCTCCGCCTCCACCGTACGTTTACAAATCACCTC CTCCACCACCATATATCTACAAGTCTCCTCCTCCACCTGTTCACTCTCCGCCTCCACCGTATGCTTACAAATCGCCTCATTCACCAATCCATTCTCCGCCCCCTCCATATGTATATAAATCTCCTCCTTCACCAGTTCACTCTCCACCTCCTCCAATACATTCACCTCCACCACCATATATCTACAAGTCTCCTCCACCACCAATTCACTCACCGCCTCCACCGTACGTTTACAAATCACCTCCTCCTCCAGTTCACTCACCCCGTCCACCAGTCCATTCCCCGCCTCCACCGTACGTTTACAAATCACCTCCTCCACCAATTCACTCGCCTCCACCACCATATATCTATAAGTCTCCTCCTCCACCTGTTCACTCGCCGCCTCCACCGTATGTTTACAAATCACCTCCTCCACCAATCCACTCCCCACCCCCTCCATATGTCTATAAATCTCCTCCCCCACCAGTTCATTCTCCGCCTCCTCCAGTGCATTCACCTCCACCACCATATATTTACAAGTCTCCTCCACCACCAATTCACTCACCGCCTCCACCATACGTTTACAAATCACCTCCTCCACCAGTCCATTCCCCACCCCCACCATATACTTATAAATCTCCACCTCCTATAGTTCACTCTCCGCCTCCACCAGTCCATTCACCACCCCCCCCATATGTTTACAAATCACCTCCTCCACCAGTCCACTCTCCGCCTCCTCCAGTCCATTCACTTCCACCACCATATGTTTACAAATCACCTCCTCCACCAATCCACTCTCCTCCCCCACCATATGTCTATAAATCTCCTCCTCCACCAGTTCACTCTCCGCCTCCTTCTCCATCTGTCCACTCCCcgccaccaccatatgcctataaGTCTCCCCCTCCTCCTGTCCACTCACCACCTCCACCAGTCCATTCACCCCCGCCACCATATATTTACAAGTCTCCTCCTCCATCAGTTCACTCACCGCCTCCACCGTATGTTTACAAATCACCCCCTCCTCCATATCACACACCGTCACCACTAATTCActcaccaccacctccatatatcTATAAGTCTCCACCACCTCCA
- the LOC107461373 gene encoding extensin-2-like isoform X6: protein MGTFSGSRQWPRLIYLVAFCLLAISVIAKPDDEDHDRKPFPHEKHKKEHELPPKHEEHPHHHHHKRHPHEHKSPPPPPYGYKSPTPPIYSPPPPYVYKSPPPPVHSPPPPVHSPPPPYIYKSPPPSNHSPPPPYVYKSPPPPVHSPPPPYVYKSPPPPVHSPPPPYVYKSPPPPVHSPPPPVNSPPPPYVYKSPPPPVHSPPPPVHSPPPPYVYKSPPPPVHSPPPPYVYKSPPPPVHSPPPPYVYKSPPPPVHSPPPPVHSPPPPYVYKSPPPPVHSPPPPIHSPPPPYVYKSPPPPVHSPPPPVHSPPPPYVYKSPPPPVHSPPPPIHSPPPPYVYKSPPLPVHSPPPPYVYKSPPPPVHSPPPPYVYKSPPPPPYIYKSPPPPVHSPPPPYAYKSPHSPIHSPPPPYVYKSPPSPVHSPPPPIHSPPPPYIYKSPPPPIHSPPPPYVYKSPPPPVHSPRPPVHSPPPPYVYKSPPPPIHSPPPPYIYKSPPPPVHSPPPPYVYKSPPPPIHSPPPPYVYKSPPPPVHSPPPPVHSPPPPYIYKSPPPPIHSPPPPYVYKSPPPPVHSPPPPYTYKSPPPIVHSPPPPVHSPPPPYVYKSPPPPVHSPPPPVHSLPPPYVYKSPPPPIHSPPPPYVYKSPPPPVHSPPPSPSVHSPPPPYAYKSPPPPVHSPPPPVHSPPPPYIYKSPPPSVHSPPPPYVYKSPPPPYHTPSPLIHSPPPPYIYKSPPPPVHSPPPPYIYKSPPPLAHSPPPPHVYVYPLQSPPPPHVPNHPPYLYNSPPPPPKGY from the exons ATGGGAACTTTCTCAGGGTCGAGGCAATGGCCTCGACTCATCTACTTAGTGGCATTTTGCCTACTTGCAATTAGTGTCATTGCTAAGCCTGATGATGAAGATCATGATAGGAAACCTTTCCCTcatgaaaaacataaaaaagagCACGAATTACCTCCAAAGCATGAAGAACATCcacaccatcatcatcataaacGACATCCACATGAACATAAATCTCCACCACCTCCACCTTATGGTTACAAATCACCGACTCCACCAATCTATtctccaccacctccatatgtTTATAAATCTCCTCCTCCACCAGTTCATTCTCCGCCTCCTCCAGTGCATTCACCTCCACCACCATATATCTACAAGTCTCCTCCACCATCAAATCACTCACCGCCTCCACCGTATGTATATAAATCACCTCCTCCACCAGTTCACTCACCGCCTCCACCGTATGTTTATAAATCTCCACCTCCTCCAGTTCACTCACCGCCTCCACCGTATGTTTACAAATCACCTCCTCCTCCTGTTCACTCACCTCCTCCACCAGTCAACTCTCCGCCCCCACCATATGTTTATAAATCTCCAC CTCCTCCAGTTCACTCTCCGCCTCCACCAGTTCATTCAC CGCCTCCACCGTATGTTTACAAATCACCTCCTCCACCAGTCCACTCTCCGCCCCCACCATATGTTTATAAATCTCCACCTCCTCCAGTTCACTCACCGCCTCCACCGTACGTTTACAAATCACCTCCTCCTCCTGTTCACTCACCTCCTCCACCAGTCCACTCTCCGCCACCACCATATGTTTATAAATCTCCAC CTCCTCCAGTTCACTCACCGCCTCCACCAATTCACTCACCGCCTCCCCCATATGTTTACAAATCACCTCCTCCTCCTGTTCACTCAC CTCCTCCACCAGTCCACTCTCCACCCCCACCATATGTTTATAAATCTCCACCTCCTCCAGTTCACTCTCCGCCTCCACCAATTCACTCACCGCCTCCACCATATGTTTACAAATCACCTCCTCTACCAGTCCACTCTCCGCCCCCACCATATGTTTATAAATCTCCACCTCCTCCAGTTCACTCTCCGCCTCCACCGTACGTTTACAAATCACCTC CTCCACCACCATATATCTACAAGTCTCCTCCTCCACCTGTTCACTCTCCGCCTCCACCGTATGCTTACAAATCGCCTCATTCACCAATCCATTCTCCGCCCCCTCCATATGTATATAAATCTCCTCCTTCACCAGTTCACTCTCCACCTCCTCCAATACATTCACCTCCACCACCATATATCTACAAGTCTCCTCCACCACCAATTCACTCACCGCCTCCACCGTACGTTTACAAATCACCTCCTCCTCCAGTTCACTCACCCCGTCCACCAGTCCATTCCCCGCCTCCACCGTACGTTTACAAATCACCTCCTCCACCAATTCACTCGCCTCCACCACCATATATCTATAAGTCTCCTCCTCCACCTGTTCACTCGCCGCCTCCACCGTATGTTTACAAATCACCTCCTCCACCAATCCACTCCCCACCCCCTCCATATGTCTATAAATCTCCTCCCCCACCAGTTCATTCTCCGCCTCCTCCAGTGCATTCACCTCCACCACCATATATTTACAAGTCTCCTCCACCACCAATTCACTCACCGCCTCCACCATACGTTTACAAATCACCTCCTCCACCAGTCCATTCCCCACCCCCACCATATACTTATAAATCTCCACCTCCTATAGTTCACTCTCCGCCTCCACCAGTCCATTCACCACCCCCCCCATATGTTTACAAATCACCTCCTCCACCAGTCCACTCTCCGCCTCCTCCAGTCCATTCACTTCCACCACCATATGTTTACAAATCACCTCCTCCACCAATCCACTCTCCTCCCCCACCATATGTCTATAAATCTCCTCCTCCACCAGTTCACTCTCCGCCTCCTTCTCCATCTGTCCACTCCCcgccaccaccatatgcctataaGTCTCCCCCTCCTCCTGTCCACTCACCACCTCCACCAGTCCATTCACCCCCGCCACCATATATTTACAAGTCTCCTCCTCCATCAGTTCACTCACCGCCTCCACCGTATGTTTACAAATCACCCCCTCCTCCATATCACACACCGTCACCACTAATTCActcaccaccacctccatatatcTATAAGTCTCCACCACCTCCA
- the LOC107461373 gene encoding extensin-2-like isoform X37: MGTFSGSRQWPRLIYLVAFCLLAISVIAKPDDEDHDRKPFPHEKHKKEHELPPKHEEHPHHHHHKRHPHEHKSPPPPPYGYKSPTPPIYSPPPPYVYKSPPPPVHSPPPPVHSPPPPYIYKSPPPSNHSPPPPYVYKSPPPPVHSPPPPYVYKSPPPPVHSPPPPYVYKSPPPPVHSPPPPVNSPPPPYVYKSPPPPVHSPPPPVHSPPPPYVYKSPPPPVHSPPPPYVYKSPPYKSPPPPVHSPPPPIHSPPPPYVYKSPPLPVHSPPPPYVYKSPPPPVHSPPPPYVYKSPPPPPYIYKSPPPPVHSPPPPYAYKSPHSPIHSPPPPYVYKSPPSPVHSPPPPIHSPPPPYIYKSPPPPIHSPPPPYVYKSPPPPVHSPRPPVHSPPPPYVYKSPPPPIHSPPPPYIYKSPPPPVHSPPPPYVYKSPPPPIHSPPPPYVYKSPPPPVHSPPPPVHSPPPPYIYKSPPPPIHSPPPPYVYKSPPPPVHSPPPPYTYKSPPPIVHSPPPPVHSPPPPYVYKSPPPPVHSPPPPVHSLPPPYVYKSPPPPIHSPPPPYVYKSPPPPVHSPPPSPSVHSPPPPYAYKSPPPPVHSPPPPVHSPPPPYIYKSPPPSVHSPPPPYVYKSPPPPYHTPSPLIHSPPPPYIYKSPPPPVHSPPPPYIYKSPPPLAHSPPPPHVYVYPLQSPPPPHVPNHPPYLYNSPPPPPKGY; this comes from the exons ATGGGAACTTTCTCAGGGTCGAGGCAATGGCCTCGACTCATCTACTTAGTGGCATTTTGCCTACTTGCAATTAGTGTCATTGCTAAGCCTGATGATGAAGATCATGATAGGAAACCTTTCCCTcatgaaaaacataaaaaagagCACGAATTACCTCCAAAGCATGAAGAACATCcacaccatcatcatcataaacGACATCCACATGAACATAAATCTCCACCACCTCCACCTTATGGTTACAAATCACCGACTCCACCAATCTATtctccaccacctccatatgtTTATAAATCTCCTCCTCCACCAGTTCATTCTCCGCCTCCTCCAGTGCATTCACCTCCACCACCATATATCTACAAGTCTCCTCCACCATCAAATCACTCACCGCCTCCACCGTATGTATATAAATCACCTCCTCCACCAGTTCACTCACCGCCTCCACCGTATGTTTATAAATCTCCACCTCCTCCAGTTCACTCACCGCCTCCACCGTATGTTTACAAATCACCTCCTCCTCCTGTTCACTCACCTCCTCCACCAGTCAACTCTCCGCCCCCACCATATGTTTATAAATCTCCAC CTCCTCCAGTTCACTCTCCGCCTCCACCAGTTCATTCAC CGCCTCCACCGTACGTTTACAAATCACCTCCTCCTC CAGTCCACTCTCCACCCCCACCATATGTTTATAAATCTCCACC TTATAAATCTCCACCTCCTCCAGTTCACTCTCCGCCTCCACCAATTCACTCACCGCCTCCACCATATGTTTACAAATCACCTCCTCTACCAGTCCACTCTCCGCCCCCACCATATGTTTATAAATCTCCACCTCCTCCAGTTCACTCTCCGCCTCCACCGTACGTTTACAAATCACCTC CTCCACCACCATATATCTACAAGTCTCCTCCTCCACCTGTTCACTCTCCGCCTCCACCGTATGCTTACAAATCGCCTCATTCACCAATCCATTCTCCGCCCCCTCCATATGTATATAAATCTCCTCCTTCACCAGTTCACTCTCCACCTCCTCCAATACATTCACCTCCACCACCATATATCTACAAGTCTCCTCCACCACCAATTCACTCACCGCCTCCACCGTACGTTTACAAATCACCTCCTCCTCCAGTTCACTCACCCCGTCCACCAGTCCATTCCCCGCCTCCACCGTACGTTTACAAATCACCTCCTCCACCAATTCACTCGCCTCCACCACCATATATCTATAAGTCTCCTCCTCCACCTGTTCACTCGCCGCCTCCACCGTATGTTTACAAATCACCTCCTCCACCAATCCACTCCCCACCCCCTCCATATGTCTATAAATCTCCTCCCCCACCAGTTCATTCTCCGCCTCCTCCAGTGCATTCACCTCCACCACCATATATTTACAAGTCTCCTCCACCACCAATTCACTCACCGCCTCCACCATACGTTTACAAATCACCTCCTCCACCAGTCCATTCCCCACCCCCACCATATACTTATAAATCTCCACCTCCTATAGTTCACTCTCCGCCTCCACCAGTCCATTCACCACCCCCCCCATATGTTTACAAATCACCTCCTCCACCAGTCCACTCTCCGCCTCCTCCAGTCCATTCACTTCCACCACCATATGTTTACAAATCACCTCCTCCACCAATCCACTCTCCTCCCCCACCATATGTCTATAAATCTCCTCCTCCACCAGTTCACTCTCCGCCTCCTTCTCCATCTGTCCACTCCCcgccaccaccatatgcctataaGTCTCCCCCTCCTCCTGTCCACTCACCACCTCCACCAGTCCATTCACCCCCGCCACCATATATTTACAAGTCTCCTCCTCCATCAGTTCACTCACCGCCTCCACCGTATGTTTACAAATCACCCCCTCCTCCATATCACACACCGTCACCACTAATTCActcaccaccacctccatatatcTATAAGTCTCCACCACCTCCA
- the LOC107461373 gene encoding extensin-2-like isoform X5 codes for MGTFSGSRQWPRLIYLVAFCLLAISVIAKPDDEDHDRKPFPHEKHKKEHELPPKHEEHPHHHHHKRHPHEHKSPPPPPYGYKSPTPPIYSPPPPYVYKSPPPPVHSPPPPVHSPPPPYIYKSPPPSNHSPPPPYVYKSPPPPVHSPPPPYVYKSPPPPVHSPPPPYVYKSPPPPVHSPPPPVNSPPPPYVYKSPPPPVHSPPPPYVYKSPPPPVHSPPPPVHSPPPPYVYKSPPPPVHSPPPPYVYKSPPPPVHSPPPPYVYKSPPPPVHSPPPPYVYKSPPPPVHSPPPPIHSPPPPYVYKSPPPPVHSPPPPVHSPPPPYVYKSPPPPVHSPPPPIHSPPPPYVYKSPPLPVHSPPPPYVYKSPPPPVHSPPPPYVYKSPPPPPYIYKSPPPPVHSPPPPYAYKSPHSPIHSPPPPYVYKSPPSPVHSPPPPIHSPPPPYIYKSPPPPIHSPPPPYVYKSPPPPVHSPRPPVHSPPPPYVYKSPPPPIHSPPPPYIYKSPPPPVHSPPPPYVYKSPPPPIHSPPPPYVYKSPPPPVHSPPPPVHSPPPPYIYKSPPPPIHSPPPPYVYKSPPPPVHSPPPPYTYKSPPPIVHSPPPPVHSPPPPYVYKSPPPPVHSPPPPVHSLPPPYVYKSPPPPIHSPPPPYVYKSPPPPVHSPPPSPSVHSPPPPYAYKSPPPPVHSPPPPVHSPPPPYIYKSPPPSVHSPPPPYVYKSPPPPYHTPSPLIHSPPPPYIYKSPPPPVHSPPPPYIYKSPPPLAHSPPPPHVYVYPLQSPPPPHVPNHPPYLYNSPPPPPKGY; via the exons ATGGGAACTTTCTCAGGGTCGAGGCAATGGCCTCGACTCATCTACTTAGTGGCATTTTGCCTACTTGCAATTAGTGTCATTGCTAAGCCTGATGATGAAGATCATGATAGGAAACCTTTCCCTcatgaaaaacataaaaaagagCACGAATTACCTCCAAAGCATGAAGAACATCcacaccatcatcatcataaacGACATCCACATGAACATAAATCTCCACCACCTCCACCTTATGGTTACAAATCACCGACTCCACCAATCTATtctccaccacctccatatgtTTATAAATCTCCTCCTCCACCAGTTCATTCTCCGCCTCCTCCAGTGCATTCACCTCCACCACCATATATCTACAAGTCTCCTCCACCATCAAATCACTCACCGCCTCCACCGTATGTATATAAATCACCTCCTCCACCAGTTCACTCACCGCCTCCACCGTATGTTTATAAATCTCCACCTCCTCCAGTTCACTCACCGCCTCCACCGTATGTTTACAAATCACCTCCTCCTCCTGTTCACTCACCTCCTCCACCAGTCAACTCTCCGCCCCCACCATATGTTTATAAATCTCCAC CTCCTCCAGTTCACTCACCGCCTCCACCCTATGTTTATAAATCTCCACCTCCTCCTGTTCACTCTCCGCCTCCACCAGTTCACTCACCGCCTCCACCGTATGTTTACAAATCACCTCCTCCACCAGTCCACTCTCCGCCCCCACCATATGTTTATAAATCTCCACCTCCTCCAGTTCACTCACCGCCTCCACCGTACGTTTACAAATCACCTCCTCCTC CAGTCCACTCTCCACCCCCACCATATGTTTATAAATCTCCACCTCCTCCAGTTCACTCACCGCCTCCACCAATTCACTCACCGCCTCCCCCATATGTTTACAAATCACCTCCTCCTCCTGTTCACTCAC CTCCTCCACCAGTCCACTCTCCACCCCCACCATATGTTTATAAATCTCCACCTCCTCCAGTTCACTCTCCGCCTCCACCAATTCACTCACCGCCTCCACCATATGTTTACAAATCACCTCCTCTACCAGTCCACTCTCCGCCCCCACCATATGTTTATAAATCTCCACCTCCTCCAGTTCACTCTCCGCCTCCACCGTACGTTTACAAATCACCTC CTCCACCACCATATATCTACAAGTCTCCTCCTCCACCTGTTCACTCTCCGCCTCCACCGTATGCTTACAAATCGCCTCATTCACCAATCCATTCTCCGCCCCCTCCATATGTATATAAATCTCCTCCTTCACCAGTTCACTCTCCACCTCCTCCAATACATTCACCTCCACCACCATATATCTACAAGTCTCCTCCACCACCAATTCACTCACCGCCTCCACCGTACGTTTACAAATCACCTCCTCCTCCAGTTCACTCACCCCGTCCACCAGTCCATTCCCCGCCTCCACCGTACGTTTACAAATCACCTCCTCCACCAATTCACTCGCCTCCACCACCATATATCTATAAGTCTCCTCCTCCACCTGTTCACTCGCCGCCTCCACCGTATGTTTACAAATCACCTCCTCCACCAATCCACTCCCCACCCCCTCCATATGTCTATAAATCTCCTCCCCCACCAGTTCATTCTCCGCCTCCTCCAGTGCATTCACCTCCACCACCATATATTTACAAGTCTCCTCCACCACCAATTCACTCACCGCCTCCACCATACGTTTACAAATCACCTCCTCCACCAGTCCATTCCCCACCCCCACCATATACTTATAAATCTCCACCTCCTATAGTTCACTCTCCGCCTCCACCAGTCCATTCACCACCCCCCCCATATGTTTACAAATCACCTCCTCCACCAGTCCACTCTCCGCCTCCTCCAGTCCATTCACTTCCACCACCATATGTTTACAAATCACCTCCTCCACCAATCCACTCTCCTCCCCCACCATATGTCTATAAATCTCCTCCTCCACCAGTTCACTCTCCGCCTCCTTCTCCATCTGTCCACTCCCcgccaccaccatatgcctataaGTCTCCCCCTCCTCCTGTCCACTCACCACCTCCACCAGTCCATTCACCCCCGCCACCATATATTTACAAGTCTCCTCCTCCATCAGTTCACTCACCGCCTCCACCGTATGTTTACAAATCACCCCCTCCTCCATATCACACACCGTCACCACTAATTCActcaccaccacctccatatatcTATAAGTCTCCACCACCTCCA
- the LOC107461373 gene encoding extensin-2-like isoform X7, producing the protein MGTFSGSRQWPRLIYLVAFCLLAISVIAKPDDEDHDRKPFPHEKHKKEHELPPKHEEHPHHHHHKRHPHEHKSPPPPPYGYKSPTPPIYSPPPPYVYKSPPPPVHSPPPPVHSPPPPYIYKSPPPSNHSPPPPYVYKSPPPPVHSPPPPYVYKSPPPPVHSPPPPYVYKSPPPPVHSPPPPVNSPPPPYVYKSPPPPVHSPPPPYVYKSPPPPVHSPPPPVHSPPPPYVYKSPPPPVHSPPPPYVYKSPPPPVHSPPPPYVYKSPPPPVHSPPPPIHSPPPPYVYKSPPPPVHSPPPPVHSPPPPYVYKSPPPPVHSPPPPIHSPPPPYVYKSPPLPVHSPPPPYVYKSPPPPVHSPPPPYVYKSPPPPPYIYKSPPPPVHSPPPPYAYKSPHSPIHSPPPPYVYKSPPSPVHSPPPPIHSPPPPYIYKSPPPPIHSPPPPYVYKSPPPPVHSPRPPVHSPPPPYVYKSPPPPIHSPPPPYIYKSPPPPVHSPPPPYVYKSPPPPIHSPPPPYVYKSPPPPVHSPPPPVHSPPPPYIYKSPPPPIHSPPPPYVYKSPPPPVHSPPPPYTYKSPPPIVHSPPPPVHSPPPPYVYKSPPPPVHSPPPPVHSLPPPYVYKSPPPPIHSPPPPYVYKSPPPPVHSPPPSPSVHSPPPPYAYKSPPPPVHSPPPPVHSPPPPYIYKSPPPSVHSPPPPYVYKSPPPPYHTPSPLIHSPPPPYIYKSPPPPVHSPPPPYIYKSPPPLAHSPPPPHVYVYPLQSPPPPHVPNHPPYLYNSPPPPPKGY; encoded by the exons ATGGGAACTTTCTCAGGGTCGAGGCAATGGCCTCGACTCATCTACTTAGTGGCATTTTGCCTACTTGCAATTAGTGTCATTGCTAAGCCTGATGATGAAGATCATGATAGGAAACCTTTCCCTcatgaaaaacataaaaaagagCACGAATTACCTCCAAAGCATGAAGAACATCcacaccatcatcatcataaacGACATCCACATGAACATAAATCTCCACCACCTCCACCTTATGGTTACAAATCACCGACTCCACCAATCTATtctccaccacctccatatgtTTATAAATCTCCTCCTCCACCAGTTCATTCTCCGCCTCCTCCAGTGCATTCACCTCCACCACCATATATCTACAAGTCTCCTCCACCATCAAATCACTCACCGCCTCCACCGTATGTATATAAATCACCTCCTCCACCAGTTCACTCACCGCCTCCACCGTATGTTTATAAATCTCCACCTCCTCCAGTTCACTCACCGCCTCCACCGTATGTTTACAAATCACCTCCTCCTCCTGTTCACTCACCTCCTCCACCAGTCAACTCTCCGCCCCCACCATATGTTTATAAATCTCCAC CTCCTCCAGTTCACTCACCGCCTCCACCCTATGTTTATAAATCTCCACCTCCTCCTGTTCACTCTCCGCCTCCACCAGTTCACTCACCGCCTCCACCGTATGTTTACAAATCACCTCCTCCACCAGTCCACTCTCCGCCCCCACCATATGTTTATAAATCTCCACCTCCTCCAGTTCACTCACCGC CCCCACCATATGTTTATAAATCTCCACCTCCTCCAGTTCACTCACCGCCTCCACCAATTCACTCACCGCCTCCCCCATATGTTTACAAATCACCTCCTCCTCCTGTTCACTCAC CTCCTCCACCAGTCCACTCTCCACCCCCACCATATGTTTATAAATCTCCACCTCCTCCAGTTCACTCTCCGCCTCCACCAATTCACTCACCGCCTCCACCATATGTTTACAAATCACCTCCTCTACCAGTCCACTCTCCGCCCCCACCATATGTTTATAAATCTCCACCTCCTCCAGTTCACTCTCCGCCTCCACCGTACGTTTACAAATCACCTC CTCCACCACCATATATCTACAAGTCTCCTCCTCCACCTGTTCACTCTCCGCCTCCACCGTATGCTTACAAATCGCCTCATTCACCAATCCATTCTCCGCCCCCTCCATATGTATATAAATCTCCTCCTTCACCAGTTCACTCTCCACCTCCTCCAATACATTCACCTCCACCACCATATATCTACAAGTCTCCTCCACCACCAATTCACTCACCGCCTCCACCGTACGTTTACAAATCACCTCCTCCTCCAGTTCACTCACCCCGTCCACCAGTCCATTCCCCGCCTCCACCGTACGTTTACAAATCACCTCCTCCACCAATTCACTCGCCTCCACCACCATATATCTATAAGTCTCCTCCTCCACCTGTTCACTCGCCGCCTCCACCGTATGTTTACAAATCACCTCCTCCACCAATCCACTCCCCACCCCCTCCATATGTCTATAAATCTCCTCCCCCACCAGTTCATTCTCCGCCTCCTCCAGTGCATTCACCTCCACCACCATATATTTACAAGTCTCCTCCACCACCAATTCACTCACCGCCTCCACCATACGTTTACAAATCACCTCCTCCACCAGTCCATTCCCCACCCCCACCATATACTTATAAATCTCCACCTCCTATAGTTCACTCTCCGCCTCCACCAGTCCATTCACCACCCCCCCCATATGTTTACAAATCACCTCCTCCACCAGTCCACTCTCCGCCTCCTCCAGTCCATTCACTTCCACCACCATATGTTTACAAATCACCTCCTCCACCAATCCACTCTCCTCCCCCACCATATGTCTATAAATCTCCTCCTCCACCAGTTCACTCTCCGCCTCCTTCTCCATCTGTCCACTCCCcgccaccaccatatgcctataaGTCTCCCCCTCCTCCTGTCCACTCACCACCTCCACCAGTCCATTCACCCCCGCCACCATATATTTACAAGTCTCCTCCTCCATCAGTTCACTCACCGCCTCCACCGTATGTTTACAAATCACCCCCTCCTCCATATCACACACCGTCACCACTAATTCActcaccaccacctccatatatcTATAAGTCTCCACCACCTCCA